One stretch of Cottoperca gobio unplaced genomic scaffold, fCotGob3.1 fCotGob3_402arrow_ctg1, whole genome shotgun sequence DNA includes these proteins:
- the arap3 gene encoding arf-GAP with Rho-GAP domain, ANK repeat and PH domain-containing protein 3 isoform X2, producing the protein MLVVMASLDGSTPVETLLAAVHLERYLDTFRQAGLLLARDFTHLDNDALVSLGVTATGHRKRIKRLVIHIQRTDSQKENQKADLPRDRCQSVTDISSPEQGCCAALLRQSSGSVNFETFRNSSAPNLADMLTNSDSSRPAVKPVPKPRTVFNRRRTAPIHFCTTPDPAPPPPRRLSQESICFTVLEGLTAGDTPGHRLTSDLNEKSTNRRPSQAERRRPSRSLSLSDAGGLLPPVPLRLNRGFPLAIFQGSPPSSSSPVRTEQTLPVNSCPDSLDNSRLSGSSPSGSPRGGGMEMVSNEIYWGTLPGSAAPSGARGYCSQQSPPPTPPRQTPDKNAERNSGSTLSNNSSGSARASTDDPEEEISPYCETVFQTRRNPHICESERRGEDRHAEDHGCQKFSWTKRLSPALHPVDSQGYCTVGEPPLPIRYLSLPTHSFPSDADDDLTISPYASYTSLTERALPIISGWLDKLSPQGGQGSALALVLHLLLSAPPCVSSLLRCCLITFLSSSSCSSSSTRNYVFQKRYVKFDGKNLTYFGSEKDVYPKGVIPLAAIQMARPTKDHKFEIVTSQRIFVFRTDNEVLRRRWVVTLQEHVRDQLVFGRRRFGPGAHCQRHGALELKGTKSKVYAAINTEQIWIYKSEQCFRNGIGITVIEARGATIRDGKHKSFDLISPYKTFSFTAESEREKKDWMEALQEAIAETLSDYEVAEKIWSNRSNRMCADCKALNPDWASINLSVVICKNCAGQHRGLGTMVSKVQSLKLDTSVWSNEIVQLFIMLGNDRANDFWAARLSVWDELDRDASAEQRRDFIRQKYGVGRFRLPHPAFSSHEELLKVLCSAVSEQTLLKTVTRIFSEAESARVADDSNGCQRHLPLLDRCIASDPGVYDEIMQPVLHSGYLYKSGSVHRGTLYRKTREDFQKFWCLVDRSLLFYESDRSAEACMQISVRDIVCLGVSRPDASNNNNGFLDRFRYTFEMYLTSEKLYQFGLETADALHSWTKSIGKAATPLSCHCLLTREFERVGLLRYRAMLDPQQWKEAYFVLQKSNLFICPRNDGAAEDIINLNRLQELSIASETENHEKKDILVLVEKGRTLHLQGVGRTDFSLWYSDIQRAAGGKGNTLREQQLSRNDIPIIVDSCIAFITQYGLGHEGIYRKNGAKSRIKLLMGEFRKDARNVKLRIGDHFIEDVTDVLKRFFREVDDPIFMADLHPLWQDAAKIPQKSPRLDRYKEIIRSLPRVNRTTLAALISHLYRVQKCADLNQMCTKNLSLLFAPSLFQTDGNGEHEVKVVEDLIDNYLYVFDIDEEHQTQIELEISLITTWKDTQLSQAGDLIVEVYLETKTPDCCVTLKVSPTMCAEELTNQVLFMRNVPPGDKDVWMTFESIEDGQLERPLHPKEKVLEQALQWCKMADPSSAYLVVKRVPRGEGINILTSYKSDIMKVGLLKSREEPPKLLQGNKFQERTFQIRNLKLLLLKDKKSIKQEKEWCLKSMKIYIGIRRKLKAPSRWGFTVMSDKHQLFLCCSCEAELWDWITSFLKAQNDDPGPPVLRRHSSSDISKQKFGTMPLVPIRGDESNSSMLSANQTLRKLHDRRTLSMYFPMKVQQDSFEERSESPDLPEPLYEEVGDFGLQVLKSLESSFLSSSATETQEVPELPPLRLVPVEHVTVPKPVSAELLQQSGGCTAAQELLLQELSSAFTKKTGEEEEEEKEVQEKKEQEEVQEEEEEEQEVQERPYDV; encoded by the exons GTACCTGGACACCTTCCGTCAAGCCGGTCTCCTATTGGCTAGAGACTTCACACACCTGGATAACGACGCCCTGGTTAGCCTAGGTGTAACCGCCACAGGACACAGGAAGAGAATCAAACGATTGGTCATTCACATTCAGAGGACAGAcagtcaaaaagaaaatcagaaagcTGATCTCCCACGTGACCGCTGTCAGTCTGTGACGGACATTTCTTCACCGGAGCAAGGTTGCTGCGCTGCACTGCTCCGTCAGTCGTCAGGGTCCGTTAACTTTGAAACGTTCAGGAACAGCTCGGCTCCGAACCTAGCCGACATGCTGACCAACTCCGACAGCAGCAGGCCTGCGGTGAAGCCGGTTCCCAAACCCAGAACCGTCTTCAACCGCCGTCGAACAGCACCCATCCACTTCTGTACAACACCTGACCCTGCACCGCCCCCGCCCAGGAGGCTTTCCCAGGAGTCCATCTGTTTCACTGTGTTGGAGGGTTTGACTGCGGGGGACACGCCTGGCCACaggttgacctctgacctcaatGAGAAGTCGACCAACCGCAGGCCAAGCCaggcggagaggaggaggccCAGTCGCAGCTTATCTCTGTCAGACGCTGGAGGGTTGTTACCCCCCGTTCCCCTGCGGCTGAACCGTGGGTTCCCCCTGGCCATTTTCCAGGGGTCCCCgccatcttcttcttcacctgtACGGACAGAGCAGACACTTCCTGTGAATTCCTGTCCTGATAGTCTTGACAACAGCAGGCTCTCTGGATCCTCACCCTCTGGGTCACCCAGAGGAGGTGGGATGGAGATGGTCTCTAATGAGATCTACTGGGGGACTTTACCTGGTTCTGCTGCCCCCAGTGGAGCGAGAGGTTACTGCAGCCAGCAGTCGCCCCCCCCGACTCCACCCAGACAAACACCTGACAAGAACGCCGAGAGGAACAG TGGCAGCACTTTAAGTAACAACTCTTCAGGATCAGCCAGAG CTTCAACAGACGACCCCGAGGAGGAGATCAGCCCGTACTGTGAAACTGTTTTCCAAACCAGAAGAAATCCACACATCTGTGAG AGTGAAAGGAGGGGGGAGGACAGACACGCAGAGGATCATGG GTGTCAGAAGTTCTCCTGGACGAAGCGTTTGTCTCCGGCTCTCCACCCCGTAGACTCTCAGGGTTACTGCACTGTCGGAGAACCTCCACTCCCCATCCGCTACCTCTCCCTGCCCACCCACAGCTTCCCCTCAGATGCCGACGACGATCTGACCATCTCCCCCTACGCCAGCTACACCTCCCTGACCGAGAGAGCCCTCCCCATCATCAGCGGCTGGCTGGACAAGCTGTCCCCACAGGG gggtcaggggtcagcGCTGGCTCTTGTGCTGCATCTCCTCCTCTCGGCTCCTCCCTGTGTCTCCTCCCTCCTGAGGTGCTGCCTCatcaccttcctctcctcctcctcctgctcttcatcctccactcg gaaCTACGTTTTCCAGAAGCGCTATGTGAAGTTTGATGGCAAAAACCTGACGTACTTCGGCAGTGAGAAG gacGTTTACCCTAAAGGAGTCATCCCATTGGCTGCCATCCAGATGGCCCGTCCAACCAAAGACCACAAGTTTGAAATCGTGACGAGTCAGCGGATCTTTGTTTTCAGGACTGATAATGAAG TGCTGAGGCGGCGCTGGGTCGTCACGCTGCAGGAGCAcgtcagagatcagctggtgTTCGGTCGGCGGCGGTTCGGCCCCGGAGCTCACTGTCAGAGACATGGAGCCCTCGAGCTTAAGGGGACCAAGTCCAAAGTGTACGCCGCCATCAACACGGAGCAGATCTGGATCTACAAGAGTGAACAG TGTTTCCGTAACGGGATCGGCATCACGGTGATCGAAGCTCGAGGAGCGACAATCAGAGACGGAAAACACAAGAGCTTCGACCTCATCAGTCCGTACAAAACCTTCAG CTTCACGGCGGAGTCGGAGCGGGAGAAGAAGGACTGGATGGAGGCGCTGCAGGAGGCCATCGCAGAGACGCTGTCGGACTACGAGGTGGCCGAGAAGATCTGGTCCAACCGGTCCAACAGGATGTGTGCCGACTGCAAGGCCCTGAACCCCGACTGGGCCTCCATCAACCTGAGCGTGGTTATCTGCAAGAACTGTGCAG ggcagCACAGAGGCTTGGGGACGATGGTCTCAAAGGTTCAGAGTCTGAAGCTGGACACCAGCGTGTGGAGCAACGAGATCGTCCAG ctcttCATCATGCTGGGTAACGACCGGGCCAATGATTTCTGGGCGGCCCGTCTGTCGGTGTGGGATGAGTTGGACCGTGACGCCTCCGCTGAGCAGAGGAGAGACTTCATCCGTCAGAAGTACGGAGTGGGACGCTTCCGCCTGCCCCACCCTGCGTTTAGCAGCCATGAAGAGCTGCTCAAG GTCTTGTGCTCGGCCGTCTCTGAACAGACTCTTCTGAAAACTGTCACTCGCATTTTCTCGGAGGCAGAGTCAGCTCGCGTTGCCGACGACTCCAACGGCTGCCAACGACACCTTCCCCTACTGGATCGCTGCATCGCATCAG ACCCCGGCGTGTACGATGAGATCATGCAGCCCGTCCTTCACTCCGGTTACCTCTACAAGTCTGGCTCTGTTCACAGAGGGACGCTGTACAGGAAGACTAGagaag ACTTCCAGAAGTTCTGGTGTTTGGTGGATCGGTCTCTGCTCTTCTACGAGTCGGACCGCTCAGCTGAAGCCTGCATGCAGATCAGCGTCAGAGACATCGTGTGTTTGGGCGTCAGTCGACCCGACgcctccaacaacaacaacggctTCCTCGACAG GTTTCGTTACACCTTCGAGATGTATTTGACTTCGGAGAAACTTTATCAGTTTGGTTTGGAGACGGCCGACGCTCTGCACAGCTGGACCAAATCCATCGGGAAG GCAGCGACACCTCTCAGCTGTCACTGCCTATTGACTCGTGAGTTTGAGCGTGTCGGCCTGCTGCGGTACAGAGCCATGTTGGACCCTCAGCAGTGGAAGGAGGCTTACTTTGTCCTGCAGAAGTCCAACCTCTTCATCTGTCCCCGGAACGACGGAGCGGCGGAGGACATCATCAACTTGAACCGCCTGCAGGAGCTCA GTATCGCCTCCGAGACCGAGAACCACGAGAAGAAGGACATCCTGGTGCTAGTAGAAAAAGGGAG GACTCTCCACTTGCAGGGCGTCGGCCGGACAGATTTTTCTCTGTGGTACTCGGACATCCAGCGAGCGGCCGGCGGTAAAGGAAACACTTTGAGGGAGCAGCAGCTGAGCAGAAACGACATCCCCATCATCGTGGACAGCTGCATCGCCTTCATCACTCAGTATG GTCTGGGCCACGAGGGGATCTACAGGAAGAACGGGGCCAAATCCAGAATCAAACTCTTAATGGGGGAGTTTCGTAAAGACGCCCGCAATGTCAAGCTGCGGATCGGAGACCACTTCATCGAGGATGTGACGGACGTCCTGAAGAGGTTCTTCAGGGAGGTGGACGACCCCATCTTCATGGCAGACCTCCACCCATTGTGGCAGGACGCCGCCA AAATCCCTCAGAAGAGTCCGAGGTTGGACCGTTACAAAGAGATCATCCGGAGTCTTCCTCGAGTTAACAGGACCACTCTGGCTGCTCTCATCAGTCACCTGTACAG AGTCCAGAAGTGCGCCGATCTGAACCAGATGTGCACCAAGAACCTGTCGCTGCTGTTCGCTCCCAGTCTGTTCCAGACTGATGGGAATGGAGAGCACGAGGTGAAGGTCGTGGAGGATCTGATAGACAACTACCTGTACGTCTTTGAT ATCGACGAGGAGCATCAGACTCAGATCGAGCTGGAAATCAGCCTCATCACCACCTGGAAGGACACTCAG ctgtctCAGGCCGGGGACCTGATCGTCGAAGTGTATCTGGAGACGAAGACGCCCGATTGCTGTGTCACCCTCAAG GTGTCTCCCACCATGTGTGCTGAGGAGCTGACCAATCAGGTGCTGTTCATGAGGAACGTCCCGCCAGGGGACAAAGACGTCTGGATGACCTTCGAGTCCATCGAGGACGGACAGCTGG AGCGTCCGTTACACCCCAAAGAGAAAGTCCTAGAGCAGGCTCTGCAGTGGTGCAAGATGGCCGATCCCAGCTCAGCCTACCTGGTGGTGAAGAGAGTTCCTAGAGGAGAAGGCATTAACATCCTCACCT CCTATAAGAGTGACATCATGAAGGTCGGTCTGTTGAAGAGTCGTGAGGAACCTCCGAAGCTGCTTCAGGGGAACAAGTTCCAGGAGAGAACGTTCCAGATCAGAAAcctcaaactgctgctgcttaaGGACAAGAAG AGCATCAAACAAGAGAAGGAATGGTGTCTGAAGTCCATGAAGATCTATATTGGCATCCGCAGGAAACTGAAGGCTCCGAGcag ATGGGGATTTACGGTGATGTCAGACAAACACCAGCT GTTTCTGTGTTGTAGCTGTGAGGCTGAACTGTGGGACTGGATCACCAGCTTCCTCAAAGCTCAG AACGATGACCCGGGTCCTCCGGTTCTGAGGCGTCACTCCTCCTCAGACATCTCCAAGCAGAAGTTCGGCACGATGCCGCTAGTCCCGATCAGAGGAGACGAGAGCAACAGCAGCATGCTGTCGGCCAATCAAACGCTG AGGAAGTTGCATGATAGAAGGACTCTCTCCATGTACTTT CCCATGAAGGTTCAGCAGGATTCGTTTGAGGAGCGTTCGGAGTCTCCTGACCTCCCCGAGCCGCTCTACGAGGAGGTCGGGGACTTCGGCCTTCAGGTCCTTAAATCTCTGGAAAGTAGCTTCCTGTCCAGCAGCGCCACAGAGACCCAGGAGGTCCCAGAACTCCCGCCGCTCAGACTGGTTCCTGTGGAGCACGTGACGGTCCCGAAACCGGTCTCTGCGGAGCTCctgcagcagagcggaggctgcacagcagcacaggagctgctgctgcaggagctgtCGTCAGCCTTCACCAAGAAGAccggggaggaagaggaggaggagaaggaggtgcaggagaagaaggagcaggaggaagtgcaggaggaggaagaggaggagcaggaggtgcAGGAGAGGCCGTATGATgtctga
- the arap3 gene encoding arf-GAP with Rho-GAP domain, ANK repeat and PH domain-containing protein 3 isoform X1, translating into MLVVMASLDGSTPVETLLAAVHLERYLDTFRQAGLLLARDFTHLDNDALVSLGVTATGHRKRIKRLVIHIQRTDSQKENQKADLPRDRCQSVTDISSPEQGCCAALLRQSSGSVNFETFRNSSAPNLADMLTNSDSSRPAVKPVPKPRTVFNRRRTAPIHFCTTPDPAPPPPRRLSQESICFTVLEGLTAGDTPGHRLTSDLNEKSTNRRPSQAERRRPSRSLSLSDAGGLLPPVPLRLNRGFPLAIFQGSPPSSSSPVRTEQTLPVNSCPDSLDNSRLSGSSPSGSPRGGGMEMVSNEIYWGTLPGSAAPSGARGYCSQQSPPPTPPRQTPDKNAERNSGSTLSNNSSGSARASTDDPEEEISPYCETVFQTRRNPHICESERRGEDRHAEDHGCQKFSWTKRLSPALHPVDSQGYCTVGEPPLPIRYLSLPTHSFPSDADDDLTISPYASYTSLTERALPIISGWLDKLSPQGGQGSALALVLHLLLSAPPCVSSLLRCCLITFLSSSSCSSSSTRNYVFQKRYVKFDGKNLTYFGSEKDVYPKGVIPLAAIQMARPTKDHKFEIVTSQRIFVFRTDNEVLRRRWVVTLQEHVRDQLVFGRRRFGPGAHCQRHGALELKGTKSKVYAAINTEQIWIYKSEQCFRNGIGITVIEARGATIRDGKHKSFDLISPYKTFSFTAESEREKKDWMEALQEAIAETLSDYEVAEKIWSNRSNRMCADCKALNPDWASINLSVVICKNCAGQHRGLGTMVSKVQSLKLDTSVWSNEIVQLFIMLGNDRANDFWAARLSVWDELDRDASAEQRRDFIRQKYGVGRFRLPHPAFSSHEELLKVLCSAVSEQTLLKTVTRIFSEAESARVADDSNGCQRHLPLLDRCIASDPGVYDEIMQPVLHSGYLYKSGSVHRGTLYRKTREDFQKFWCLVDRSLLFYESDRSAEACMQISVRDIVCLGVSRPDASNNNNGFLDRFRYTFEMYLTSEKLYQFGLETADALHSWTKSIGKAATPLSCHCLLTREFERVGLLRYRAMLDPQQWKEAYFVLQKSNLFICPRNDGAAEDIINLNRLQELSIASETENHEKKDILVLVEKGRTLHLQGVGRTDFSLWYSDIQRAAGGKGNTLREQQLSRNDIPIIVDSCIAFITQYGLGHEGIYRKNGAKSRIKLLMGEFRKDARNVKLRIGDHFIEDVTDVLKRFFREVDDPIFMADLHPLWQDAAKIPQKSPRLDRYKEIIRSLPRVNRTTLAALISHLYRVQKCADLNQMCTKNLSLLFAPSLFQTDGNGEHEVKVVEDLIDNYLYVFDIDEEHQTQIELEISLITTWKDTQLSQAGDLIVEVYLETKTPDCCVTLKVSPTMCAEELTNQVLFMRNVPPGDKDVWMTFESIEDGQLERPLHPKEKVLEQALQWCKMADPSSAYLVVKRVPRGEGINILTCMSKTHTHTLTSYKSDIMKVGLLKSREEPPKLLQGNKFQERTFQIRNLKLLLLKDKKSIKQEKEWCLKSMKIYIGIRRKLKAPSRWGFTVMSDKHQLFLCCSCEAELWDWITSFLKAQNDDPGPPVLRRHSSSDISKQKFGTMPLVPIRGDESNSSMLSANQTLRKLHDRRTLSMYFPMKVQQDSFEERSESPDLPEPLYEEVGDFGLQVLKSLESSFLSSSATETQEVPELPPLRLVPVEHVTVPKPVSAELLQQSGGCTAAQELLLQELSSAFTKKTGEEEEEEKEVQEKKEQEEVQEEEEEEQEVQERPYDV; encoded by the exons GTACCTGGACACCTTCCGTCAAGCCGGTCTCCTATTGGCTAGAGACTTCACACACCTGGATAACGACGCCCTGGTTAGCCTAGGTGTAACCGCCACAGGACACAGGAAGAGAATCAAACGATTGGTCATTCACATTCAGAGGACAGAcagtcaaaaagaaaatcagaaagcTGATCTCCCACGTGACCGCTGTCAGTCTGTGACGGACATTTCTTCACCGGAGCAAGGTTGCTGCGCTGCACTGCTCCGTCAGTCGTCAGGGTCCGTTAACTTTGAAACGTTCAGGAACAGCTCGGCTCCGAACCTAGCCGACATGCTGACCAACTCCGACAGCAGCAGGCCTGCGGTGAAGCCGGTTCCCAAACCCAGAACCGTCTTCAACCGCCGTCGAACAGCACCCATCCACTTCTGTACAACACCTGACCCTGCACCGCCCCCGCCCAGGAGGCTTTCCCAGGAGTCCATCTGTTTCACTGTGTTGGAGGGTTTGACTGCGGGGGACACGCCTGGCCACaggttgacctctgacctcaatGAGAAGTCGACCAACCGCAGGCCAAGCCaggcggagaggaggaggccCAGTCGCAGCTTATCTCTGTCAGACGCTGGAGGGTTGTTACCCCCCGTTCCCCTGCGGCTGAACCGTGGGTTCCCCCTGGCCATTTTCCAGGGGTCCCCgccatcttcttcttcacctgtACGGACAGAGCAGACACTTCCTGTGAATTCCTGTCCTGATAGTCTTGACAACAGCAGGCTCTCTGGATCCTCACCCTCTGGGTCACCCAGAGGAGGTGGGATGGAGATGGTCTCTAATGAGATCTACTGGGGGACTTTACCTGGTTCTGCTGCCCCCAGTGGAGCGAGAGGTTACTGCAGCCAGCAGTCGCCCCCCCCGACTCCACCCAGACAAACACCTGACAAGAACGCCGAGAGGAACAG TGGCAGCACTTTAAGTAACAACTCTTCAGGATCAGCCAGAG CTTCAACAGACGACCCCGAGGAGGAGATCAGCCCGTACTGTGAAACTGTTTTCCAAACCAGAAGAAATCCACACATCTGTGAG AGTGAAAGGAGGGGGGAGGACAGACACGCAGAGGATCATGG GTGTCAGAAGTTCTCCTGGACGAAGCGTTTGTCTCCGGCTCTCCACCCCGTAGACTCTCAGGGTTACTGCACTGTCGGAGAACCTCCACTCCCCATCCGCTACCTCTCCCTGCCCACCCACAGCTTCCCCTCAGATGCCGACGACGATCTGACCATCTCCCCCTACGCCAGCTACACCTCCCTGACCGAGAGAGCCCTCCCCATCATCAGCGGCTGGCTGGACAAGCTGTCCCCACAGGG gggtcaggggtcagcGCTGGCTCTTGTGCTGCATCTCCTCCTCTCGGCTCCTCCCTGTGTCTCCTCCCTCCTGAGGTGCTGCCTCatcaccttcctctcctcctcctcctgctcttcatcctccactcg gaaCTACGTTTTCCAGAAGCGCTATGTGAAGTTTGATGGCAAAAACCTGACGTACTTCGGCAGTGAGAAG gacGTTTACCCTAAAGGAGTCATCCCATTGGCTGCCATCCAGATGGCCCGTCCAACCAAAGACCACAAGTTTGAAATCGTGACGAGTCAGCGGATCTTTGTTTTCAGGACTGATAATGAAG TGCTGAGGCGGCGCTGGGTCGTCACGCTGCAGGAGCAcgtcagagatcagctggtgTTCGGTCGGCGGCGGTTCGGCCCCGGAGCTCACTGTCAGAGACATGGAGCCCTCGAGCTTAAGGGGACCAAGTCCAAAGTGTACGCCGCCATCAACACGGAGCAGATCTGGATCTACAAGAGTGAACAG TGTTTCCGTAACGGGATCGGCATCACGGTGATCGAAGCTCGAGGAGCGACAATCAGAGACGGAAAACACAAGAGCTTCGACCTCATCAGTCCGTACAAAACCTTCAG CTTCACGGCGGAGTCGGAGCGGGAGAAGAAGGACTGGATGGAGGCGCTGCAGGAGGCCATCGCAGAGACGCTGTCGGACTACGAGGTGGCCGAGAAGATCTGGTCCAACCGGTCCAACAGGATGTGTGCCGACTGCAAGGCCCTGAACCCCGACTGGGCCTCCATCAACCTGAGCGTGGTTATCTGCAAGAACTGTGCAG ggcagCACAGAGGCTTGGGGACGATGGTCTCAAAGGTTCAGAGTCTGAAGCTGGACACCAGCGTGTGGAGCAACGAGATCGTCCAG ctcttCATCATGCTGGGTAACGACCGGGCCAATGATTTCTGGGCGGCCCGTCTGTCGGTGTGGGATGAGTTGGACCGTGACGCCTCCGCTGAGCAGAGGAGAGACTTCATCCGTCAGAAGTACGGAGTGGGACGCTTCCGCCTGCCCCACCCTGCGTTTAGCAGCCATGAAGAGCTGCTCAAG GTCTTGTGCTCGGCCGTCTCTGAACAGACTCTTCTGAAAACTGTCACTCGCATTTTCTCGGAGGCAGAGTCAGCTCGCGTTGCCGACGACTCCAACGGCTGCCAACGACACCTTCCCCTACTGGATCGCTGCATCGCATCAG ACCCCGGCGTGTACGATGAGATCATGCAGCCCGTCCTTCACTCCGGTTACCTCTACAAGTCTGGCTCTGTTCACAGAGGGACGCTGTACAGGAAGACTAGagaag ACTTCCAGAAGTTCTGGTGTTTGGTGGATCGGTCTCTGCTCTTCTACGAGTCGGACCGCTCAGCTGAAGCCTGCATGCAGATCAGCGTCAGAGACATCGTGTGTTTGGGCGTCAGTCGACCCGACgcctccaacaacaacaacggctTCCTCGACAG GTTTCGTTACACCTTCGAGATGTATTTGACTTCGGAGAAACTTTATCAGTTTGGTTTGGAGACGGCCGACGCTCTGCACAGCTGGACCAAATCCATCGGGAAG GCAGCGACACCTCTCAGCTGTCACTGCCTATTGACTCGTGAGTTTGAGCGTGTCGGCCTGCTGCGGTACAGAGCCATGTTGGACCCTCAGCAGTGGAAGGAGGCTTACTTTGTCCTGCAGAAGTCCAACCTCTTCATCTGTCCCCGGAACGACGGAGCGGCGGAGGACATCATCAACTTGAACCGCCTGCAGGAGCTCA GTATCGCCTCCGAGACCGAGAACCACGAGAAGAAGGACATCCTGGTGCTAGTAGAAAAAGGGAG GACTCTCCACTTGCAGGGCGTCGGCCGGACAGATTTTTCTCTGTGGTACTCGGACATCCAGCGAGCGGCCGGCGGTAAAGGAAACACTTTGAGGGAGCAGCAGCTGAGCAGAAACGACATCCCCATCATCGTGGACAGCTGCATCGCCTTCATCACTCAGTATG GTCTGGGCCACGAGGGGATCTACAGGAAGAACGGGGCCAAATCCAGAATCAAACTCTTAATGGGGGAGTTTCGTAAAGACGCCCGCAATGTCAAGCTGCGGATCGGAGACCACTTCATCGAGGATGTGACGGACGTCCTGAAGAGGTTCTTCAGGGAGGTGGACGACCCCATCTTCATGGCAGACCTCCACCCATTGTGGCAGGACGCCGCCA AAATCCCTCAGAAGAGTCCGAGGTTGGACCGTTACAAAGAGATCATCCGGAGTCTTCCTCGAGTTAACAGGACCACTCTGGCTGCTCTCATCAGTCACCTGTACAG AGTCCAGAAGTGCGCCGATCTGAACCAGATGTGCACCAAGAACCTGTCGCTGCTGTTCGCTCCCAGTCTGTTCCAGACTGATGGGAATGGAGAGCACGAGGTGAAGGTCGTGGAGGATCTGATAGACAACTACCTGTACGTCTTTGAT ATCGACGAGGAGCATCAGACTCAGATCGAGCTGGAAATCAGCCTCATCACCACCTGGAAGGACACTCAG ctgtctCAGGCCGGGGACCTGATCGTCGAAGTGTATCTGGAGACGAAGACGCCCGATTGCTGTGTCACCCTCAAG GTGTCTCCCACCATGTGTGCTGAGGAGCTGACCAATCAGGTGCTGTTCATGAGGAACGTCCCGCCAGGGGACAAAGACGTCTGGATGACCTTCGAGTCCATCGAGGACGGACAGCTGG AGCGTCCGTTACACCCCAAAGAGAAAGTCCTAGAGCAGGCTCTGCAGTGGTGCAAGATGGCCGATCCCAGCTCAGCCTACCTGGTGGTGAAGAGAGTTCCTAGAGGAGAAGGCATTAACATCCTCACCTGTATgtccaagacacacacacacaccctcacct CCTATAAGAGTGACATCATGAAGGTCGGTCTGTTGAAGAGTCGTGAGGAACCTCCGAAGCTGCTTCAGGGGAACAAGTTCCAGGAGAGAACGTTCCAGATCAGAAAcctcaaactgctgctgcttaaGGACAAGAAG AGCATCAAACAAGAGAAGGAATGGTGTCTGAAGTCCATGAAGATCTATATTGGCATCCGCAGGAAACTGAAGGCTCCGAGcag ATGGGGATTTACGGTGATGTCAGACAAACACCAGCT GTTTCTGTGTTGTAGCTGTGAGGCTGAACTGTGGGACTGGATCACCAGCTTCCTCAAAGCTCAG AACGATGACCCGGGTCCTCCGGTTCTGAGGCGTCACTCCTCCTCAGACATCTCCAAGCAGAAGTTCGGCACGATGCCGCTAGTCCCGATCAGAGGAGACGAGAGCAACAGCAGCATGCTGTCGGCCAATCAAACGCTG AGGAAGTTGCATGATAGAAGGACTCTCTCCATGTACTTT CCCATGAAGGTTCAGCAGGATTCGTTTGAGGAGCGTTCGGAGTCTCCTGACCTCCCCGAGCCGCTCTACGAGGAGGTCGGGGACTTCGGCCTTCAGGTCCTTAAATCTCTGGAAAGTAGCTTCCTGTCCAGCAGCGCCACAGAGACCCAGGAGGTCCCAGAACTCCCGCCGCTCAGACTGGTTCCTGTGGAGCACGTGACGGTCCCGAAACCGGTCTCTGCGGAGCTCctgcagcagagcggaggctgcacagcagcacaggagctgctgctgcaggagctgtCGTCAGCCTTCACCAAGAAGAccggggaggaagaggaggaggagaaggaggtgcaggagaagaaggagcaggaggaagtgcaggaggaggaagaggaggagcaggaggtgcAGGAGAGGCCGTATGATgtctga